The sequence AGTTTAATTCATGAATTCGCTTCGCATCTTGCGGAAACTGAGCGATTCGATAATAGTAAGTCATTGTTCCGCACCCTTTCTATGTAACCGGCTAACTGTTCAGTCCAACTGGCATTTCCGTCTTCACGTTTAACGTACTTGATTTTCCTTATCGTTCTTATTCCTTTTTGTCAATTCGACAAACGGAGCGAAAAAACCTGCATCGTGACTAGTCGTTAGGTGTCTGTCAGTAGTTATTCACCCATTACAGTTTAGCGCAATTTTTAGTAGTAGTTATAAAGTAAAGCTTTTGCAAATAGGACGTACAAGCGGCATTTTTGATTCTCGACCGGATGATTATGGTAGGATAAGTTTATAGAATTGTAATTTCAGAGGAGTGGTTGTATGGATGAACGGATACAGGCAATTGCAAATAGAGCTTGGAAGGAATTCGGGCTTGAAGAGTATACACTTGAACGTTTTGCGATCTACGAAAAACGGAATGGGCAAGATTATACCGTCAATTTGGAGTGGTATCCAACAGACATCGAGGGGCCGGTGGATGAAGATTTGAACCCCGATGGCACGGCAAGTATTGATTATGATATTCGTACAGGCCGTTTTACGAGTGTCATTTTCACGATGGGGAAAAACTTTTCGACGGTTGTCCCTTTTAAAGAACGGACAGTTGAAGAAGCGGCTGCCTGGCTGGAAAGCGTGACGGGTTTAACATACGAGCAAGACTTTTTCCCGGAATTGGCCAGCAGCAATGAATTCCGATTTGCTTCCCGCGTCGATGGCATTACACTGTCTCCTGGTTTTCACTTGAATGTGGAGATTGGCAAGGACGGACAGTTGATGGTGTTTTCAACGTACGGAGAACTGCCTAACCTTTCATTAATTGAAAAACAGGTTTTCACTCTGACACTTGAAGAAATCGAACCGATCGTCAAAGAGCATCTAACGGTCGTCAACTTCCCTTCTGAAGCCGATGAACGATTCGTTCCTGTTTACGCAATCGATGAAGTATATGTCACGGCAGACGGAAAACGCTGCATTCCTTTCAACATTGACGAACGGATGACTGAAGTTGACTACGTAATGGAATGGGAAGAGCCTCTCGAAGGCAAGATCGAACGCCGGTTCATCGATGCAGGCGAAGAAGTGAGTGTGGATGAGGCTTTTAACGCGGAGACACGAAGCGACAAGAATGAGCTAACTGCCGAAGAGCTCGATATATGCATTACGCTCGTGCGCGATGCTTTGCGGATGGAATATCCGGAAGATAGCGGTAAATGGCGGTTGCAAGAGCTTCGAATTGCCTACAACCAAATTGAGGCTTTCTGTTATACGGCGAGCAAAAATCAGGAAATCTTCCGCCCGAAACTCGTTACACTGATTGACAGAAAGACGATGACTGTTTCGAACATCATCGATAATACGGCGATGCTTGCGATGTTCGATTCCTTTACTCCTGCTCCGGATACGAAAATCGGACAAGAAGAGGCATTCGAAAAAATGGTTCCCTACATCACATTAGACCCAGTGTATGTATACGACAAGATGCAGGAGAAATACGTCCTGTGCGGTTTGTTGGATTCGGATATGGCTATTGATGCCGTCACTGGAGACGTACTGGAATTACGGGACCTTTAACGCCAAGCTAGTTGTGTGGTGCTCATTGCGCCACACAACTTTTTTTGCTTGGTTACGGTCATGCACGAATGACATCCATAAAATGTTTTAAAATTCTTGCTGTCATCCCCCATATCGTATAGGAGCCGTATTCATAAAACCATTCTTCAATTGTACGCTTCCGCCATTGATACTGATCTCCATTTGGGATTTTATCAAAAGGAAACGACTGGGGCGGTGTGATATCCACGTCGATTTCATGCATATACGGCTCGTGGGTGAGCAACCATTGAAGGGGAACCGTAAATACTTCTTCTACTTCGTCCACATTGTAAGACGTAATGATCTCTTTCAAATCTACAATGCCAACGAACGGATAGACAACAAATGACAGAGAGCCCACGTACGGGCTAAGCGAGCCGACCACTTCTATCGTGTCAGGGCTGATGCCTAGTTCTTCATGCGTCTCACGCAAAGCCGCTTCAAGGGGCGATGCATCTGTCGCATCGATTCGTCCTCCAGGAAAACAGATATCCCCTGGCTGGAACCTCATCCGTGACGACCGAACTTCGAACAATACAGACCATTCGCCATCAACCTCAACGAGCGGAATAAGAATCGATGACCGCACAGCCGTACTTTCTCCGATGAATAAATCTTTACTTTCCAGCAACTGCTGTTTCCATTTTTCCAGTTTCATAATTCCACCCCGTTTTTCACAATGCTCTCTAAATTATACCAAAGTTCATGGAGAGGTTCTTTAGCAAGGGAAATTGACAATCATTCATGACATTAATGGTGTGAAAAATACAGCTACTATTCTTCTTCGTTCATGGATATCCTATCCATGCTTTCAAAAGTCCTTACGTAAAATAGTGCTTCCTCTTTATTTTCGACAAATTCCACTCTTTTTTGCGGAAAATCTGTTAAAGTATTTAAGGTCGTTACATTCGGCAGCATGTCTATTTACCGCTAAATCGGGTACTCCAATAGAAAGCCTGGTTTCAGTTCGAATTTTTCCAATACACTATCTAACGCTCATCCATTAATTAACGCTTGTATTGTATGCCTACTATACATCAAAATGGTTTAGGGCGGAAAGCGCTTGACTGCCTTTGAACACGTTCAACAATAATTACGGTAGACAAGCAGCAATTGAAAAACAATACGAGCAAGCTAGAGGATTTCATTTATAAAGGACAGGTGAACACGCATGATAGAAATCAACCAAATATCAACTTTATTTTTAGCGGCGGCACTGTATCTGCTTGGTATGGTACTCGTCAATAGAATCGGCATCTTGGATCGCTTCCTGATTCCTGCGCCTGTTGTTGGCGGCCTGCTATTCGCCGTTATGGCTCTCATTCTCCAATCAACAGGCATTGTTGAAATCAAATTGGACACGTCGTTACAGTCGCTATTCATGATTGCCTTTTTCACGACAGTCGGTCTCGGCGCAAGCTTTAAATTGATTAAGCTCGGCGGCAAGCTGCTTGTCATTTATTTATTGCTCTGTGGTGTAACCGTATTCATGCAGAACGTGATTGGTGTCTCCCTAGCAAAAGTATTTAATATCGATCCATTACTCGGTGTCATGAGTGGAGCTGTTTCCATGAGTGGCGGACATGGGGGTGCAGCAGCATACGGTCAAACCATTGAGGGGCTCGGCATTTCCTCCGCTGTCACGATTGGGTTAGCTGCGGCGACGCTTGGCCTAATTTGCGGCAGTCTGTCAGGTGGTCCAATCGCTAAGTATCTAATCGGCAAGCATAATTTAAAACCGGTTGCAGGCACAATTTCTGAATTTGTAGATGAAGACGAAAAGCCTATTGGGCAGCATTCATTCATGGTCCAAGTTACGATGATTACACTGTCCATGGCAGGTGGAACGATACTTGGCGACATGTTCACCCAAGCAACAGGTTTTGTACTTCCTGCTTATATAGGGGCTATGTTCGTGGCAGTTCTCCTACGGAATATCGTCGATCGTTTCTTACCGGGAACAGTTAACATGAGTGAAATTAACTTAATCGGGGATGTGTCACTCGCTATCTTCTTATCAATGGCACTCATGAGCATTAAATTATGGGAAGTGGCGGGACTCGCACTGCCGCTTGTCGGAATCATCCTTTTCCAAGTAATCTTCATTATCGGATTCGCTGTCTTCATTATGTTCCGCGCCCTAGGCAAAGACTATGATGCAGCCGTTATGGTCGCTGGATTCCTCGGCCATGGCCTTGGCGCAACACCGAATGCAATGGCCAATATGGGAGCAACTGTCAATAAATTCGGTCCTTCCCGTACCGCGTTTCTTGTCGTACCAATTGTTGGCGCATTTCTAATGGATGTCATTTTCAGTGCACCGATCATTATTACGACGATCAACCTCTTGGCACCTTAAATGTAAGGGTTCTCATAATCATGAGCATCCATTGAAGATAGGCAATTAATTAACAGGAGACAGTCACCTATCATCGTGATTGTCTCCTGTTTTATGTATGAAATCAGTAGGATTGGTCTACTGCAAAGAAACTATTCATGAGTGAATCCCGATTCAAAACAAACAAAAAAGGACGGCTAAAAAAACCGTCCCTTACTTAGTTGTCAATCAACCTTTTAAGAAATCTGGATGTGCGAATGCCGGGTTTGGATACTTATAAAATCCTTCTCCTGTTTCACGACCCAGTTTTCCTTTATCAATATAATTTTCTTTCATCAGATCTGCCACTTTTTGTGCGTCCGGGTTTCCGGTTGCTTTCGCTTTCGCGGAAACAATATGATACGCAGTCGTCACGCCAACGATATCTAAGATGGCAAATGGACCAAGTGGTGCGCCTGTCCCAATCATCCATGTTTTATCGATTGTTTCGATATCAGCCACTTCTTTTGCAAGCAATGTTTGCGCTGCATCTAAAAACGGCACTAACAGGGAGTTCAAAATATAGCCAGGCTGCTCCTTATACAACGGCAGTGGTACCATTCCAATCGCCGATGCGAATGTAAGCACATCGTTGAACACGGCTTCGTCCGTACCAGGATGCTTCATGACTTCCGCCGTATTATTTTTCCAAATTTCATTCGCAAAATGGAGTGCTAAAAATTTCTCGGGGCGTCCCGTCGCTTCAGCAAATTGACTTGGTAATAAAGTCGAAGAGTTCGTAGCAAACACTGTTTTTTCAGGTGCCACTTCCCCTAGCTTTGTGTAGAAATCCGTCTTAATACTTACGACTTCAGGAATTGCTTCAATGACAAGATCTGCATTTTCAACCGCCTGTGCAAGGTCGCTATTGAATGAAAGCCGTTCAAATGCAGCGTCCAAATCTGCATCCGTAGCTTGTAAATCAGCTTTGTAATATTCTTTTAATTTAGTAATACGCTCTTTGGCAGTGTTCAATGCTTCATCAGTAATGTCATAAACCGAAACGTTAAATCCTTTAAAAGCTGTTTGATAAGCGATTTGACTTCCTAAAACGCCACTTCCTGCTATAGTGATATTTTTATAATTCATGATCAATTGCTCCTTTCAACCTATAACTCTCGAACTATCATTATTATATCGAAATAACATAAATAGAACATCTTTTTTGCTTACAATTTCTATCTACTTCTCATTACCCGTTCTGCAATTTGCTAACCTTCTGAGCCGTATGATCCATTTCCTCCGCTACAATCCGGCTATCGACCGTTAGATTTTCAATAATTTTGCTCATCTCCTGCAAATTGGCAGAGGTCTCTTCGACGATAGCTGCAAAATTATTCGTTGCATTTTCGATTTCTGTTGACTGCTCAATCATCTCTGTCGAAGAAGATGCAAATTGGATAAGCTCTTCATCGAGAAACACTAGAGTAGAAGCGATTTTTACAATTTGATTGGAAACTTCTTCAGTCGTCATTGTATTTTGTTCAATCTTTTCACTGCTCTCTGACATCATTCTAAAGGCGGCACGATTACTTTCATTCAGTTCAGCTAAATTTGATGTGATTTTCCCGGTAGTTCCATTCGTCACTTCAGCTAATTTCCGAATCTCCTCAGCAACGACTGCAAACCCTTTTCCTGCCTCACCAGCACGAGCGGCTTCAATCGATGCATTGAGCGCAAGCAAATTCGTCTGTTCCGAAATGCCTTTAATAAGAGCAGTAAATTCATTTGTCTCTTTCAATTTATTGGATAAAGACAAATATGTCTCATGTAAATCAGCGATGTTTTTCTTTAATATAGACATGTCAGTCGATAGGATGCCGATTTGCCTGTTTCCTTCAACTGCGACTTCGTTTGCCTCATTGGATTCCTCTTTCAATCGATTCGCTACATGGAAGAAAGAAGCGATTCCGTCTTTCATGGAGACGGTATTTTGAGCAATGGCAGAAATTTGATCCGCTTGCGATTGGCTACCGTCCGCCATCTCTTCCACAACAGTCGACATATTGTTCTGAGCAGACATATTTTGCTGAATGCGTACGTTCATTGCCGAAATTCTCTCGATAATTTCAGCGACACTCCTTTCCAAAACAGCTTTCTCGTGTTCTTGCCGTGTTGCATCTTCAGCAAACTCTCGCGTATATGCAGCCACTTGGCGAAATTGTCCACTCGTCAACCTTATAATGACGACAAACATAATGCCTAACAGTATATACAAGAGGACCGAGTAGCTGAATAGCTCTCCAACCATTTCCTCAACACTCGTTAATCGGTTAGTGACCAATAACACAAAACCGTATATGTACCCGAACAAGAATGGTGTCAGTTTCAACTGAATGGCGGAGAAAATCGCTAAGAATAATACAATTAAAACCGTCTTCACATTCCCTCCGAACAGAATATTTCCGATTAAGGTCAATGTATAGACATGGAATATTGCCGCGTACGGATACCAATTCGGCTTCTTTAAAAATCGGACAAATAAAAAGTAGTAACCGACCACACCTAAAAAGTCGATGCCATATAAAATCGTTGGGCCCATGTCACTTGTTACGGCTGCCAACACAAATGCCGCTAACAATGTAAAACCCATCGTAAGCACCATTAAACGGTTTTTATGCTTTAAATCACTTAATACTAATTGCTCAATCGAGTCCATCATCTTTCCTCCCTATTTTATACTCTACTCTTATATCGATATAATATTTAATATCTAAAGGTATAGATGTTGATATGGACTATTTGGGCAGTAGAAAAGGAGTCCGCCATCCTCTAAAATGATGGTGGACTCCTTTGTCTACTCAAACTGTTGCGTTTCGTTCGAGTAATCACTTATTCAAATTCGCGTTTTTTTCTAGCGAAAACCACCATTTGCGGATATAAATATAAAGTACACAAATAGGATCCCAAATAGGATGATTCTCATATAGGCACTCGCGTCATGTTCGTCTTTCCGAATATCTCTAATTCCAGTAGTTAAACTGAAAACCCCTAGTATAATGACATAAAAAACCATAAATTCATATCTCTTCGTCACTAGGATGATAATCCCTGCCACGATGACGATAACGCTAAGCACAATATCCAGTGTTTTCATGCGTGAACCTCCCCCATTGCGCAGGTTATACCTGTACATCCATTTATGTAGACTGAGCAATTTCTTATTGTTTTCCAGCGTGAACAACTACTCCCCTATTCCGACGTATTCCGGATGGCCATGCTGTTTGCAACCGAATAGATAGCAACCGCCCTCAGTATGCATTTCAAATTCGAATGGCGGTCGGAATCCCGCCTGCAATTGGTCAAACAATTGCTGTAGTCCGCTTAGCTCCCTATGCAACTCATCAATTCTTTCGGCTTTATCGGTTGCCGACCAATGTTCATCACACGGTTCTTGGCGTTCCTCTTCCATTTCAATTGCCTTGTCTGCAATTGCCTGATCAATGACTTGCCTGCAAGCTTCTGTATCTTGCAGATGAAACAAAACATACGCATACCGACTAATGACATAAGAGGAGACAACATACTCTTTCCACTCTTTTTCATACATCTTCCGCGCTTCACGCAAACAGCCGATTTCTGCATAGGCATCGGCGGCTTCGATCGCACCAAGATACTGGTCTGATTGGTCGTTCCAGCGATCGAGAATCGATTTGGCGACAGCTGTTTCTCCGTTTTGAATGCGTACACTTACTTCATACCAACTACTAATATCCGAGTCTTCGGCAATCGAATGAAAACCGTCCGCCGCTTGTTGGAGACGTCCGGTATGGTAGTCGGCAACTGCCAAATTGTGCACCGCTTCTCGTGAGTGCTTGATGGCGAGAGAAGTATGAAGTAGTTCGCGTGCACTTGCCCACTGTTTTTCCTGCAGGGCGATTTCACCGAGCATCGCATACGGAAAGTACGACGACGGATGCATGGCAATCACCTCTTCAAGAAGCGGTTTGGCGCGTTTCGCATCCTCTTCTTCGTATAGATACATCCACGCCAAGTTATTCAGCGCTTGCACGGTTCGCTCTTCCTTAACCGCCTGTTCCAGCAGTCCGAGTGCCTCGCTATATTCATTTGCCTCAAAAAGTTGAAGCGCCTTTTCATTGATTGACATGTTGTTTACCTGCTTTCATTAGCATTACTCATCAAAATTCTTAGGTGCTTTTTTAATCCACATAATAATTCCGCAGTCCGACCTGGATATCCTCTTTATCCCCGTCGTGTAAGAAGAACAGCGCCTGATGGATCGATCCATCTGCACTCTTCAACGTAATTGTATTCCCTTCAATTGAATACGTCCCTCTGTCCTCTCTTCCATTTGAATCTGTCTGCGAAATTGCGCTACCTGGCATGGCTAGACTGCCTAAACTCGTGCCCGTCAATTCAAATTGGCCGTCCGTTTCAAGGCGCAATACATACGTCCACGATGTCGCAGCAGGATTAATGCCAATCAACCCGGAATACCCCGTATACTTATACGTATCATTGAGTTTCAAGCCACTTTGGACCGGTTCGACTGCAGCCATCTGGACACCACCGAGCATAAAAGCACCTTTGGCAGATGTATTGATTGCAACTGTATCGCCATTGCTTAGCTTCAACTGATTGCCCTTGATGGAATACGTCAAACATTCATCTACTTGGCAATCCACAGTTTCCGGACCTCCTTTTGCCGGCAGACCGATCACTACTCTCTTCTTCGGCAGGAATGTGTAAAAATCCCAGCACATTCCGCCGCAAGCATAGCCATTCGTATCCGGGCGGAAACCCGCGTACATGCCGGATAAGCGCTTCATATCCACAGGACCTGCCGGTGTAGGGGTTGTATCCGTATTCTCCTGTCCATCTGATTGTTCAGGTCCATCCGACTTTGTTTCTTCCGCCTCCATCCTATTTTGTTCCATTTCCGCCAAGTACATCTCGACATCTGTATTCAACTGCGCCAAATCGATCTGATAGTCTTTAATATAGCTCGGTGTGAAAATCGTAACCTCCGCCATATACGGATCATAGTAAATAGCCCCGCCTATCGCGCCTTCCACAATATGGCTAGGCACATACAGCATGCCTTCCCTCACTTCAGGTGCAGCCACCAATGGGAATGGCTGACCGTTCAAATCCGCTTCATTCACACTTGCTGTCAGCATCAACGCCATTTCATTGTTTCGCAACAATAAACTTTGCTCTGCAGCTTCCCATTCCACGTCCATACGCATGGATTCAAATACGCTTGCAGGAAGGAACAGCATTTCTTTTTTCAAAATGGCTGGATTTTCGTTTTTCACGATTTCATTGTCGACGATGATTGTTTCAATTGACAACACGTCTTCTTCATGCGCATTTACTGGCAGTGGTGTCTTTGTCCCTTCTGTAATCTCAACTGCCTTTTCTGTTTCCTCGACAACGTCCACAACACCGCTCGTTTCCTTCTCCGAACAGGCACCGACAAGCATACAAACTGACAGACAGATAGCTAGAGAGAGTATCCGGTTCGACATCAGCTCATCCTTTCTATTAGTAAATACGTACAGTATTCCTTTACGGCAGTTGGCAGTCTAACTGTATCCTTCAACTTCTAGCGTATGCGGCGAAAAGTAACCGTACACGGGTCCGGAATGTTTTATTAAGATTATCATATTCTTGGAAATAAATAAATTACGATAAAGAGTAGTGATTTTTCAGATGGTAATACCTTTTGAATGTTCTTGAGTCACAAAAAATATGTAGAAGAGTTTAAATAATTGAATAACTATTTTTCTAGCGGTATGTTTAAAGTAACTTAAAAGGAGATGATCGAATGGAAGATTGGTTGACAAGCTTACAGACAGACACCCCCCAGCAAGGATTTGAACTCGCTTTGAAACTGGCAAGAAAAGGCGTTGCATATACACAAACGTCCGCGGATGTCCGCGAGAAACTGCGTCCTGAGTATGCCGAAAATGCCGACAGTCTGACAATGGCCTCCCATGTGGTCGCTACCCATTTTCAAACCGTTGCAGCCGCAAATAATTATTGGAAGTGAGTGTATATCACTCATTCAAGTATGTAAAAAGGCAATCCGACCATTTTGGAATGGGTGGGTTGTCTTTTTAATTCGAACGCCTGAGTGGCGATTATTCTTTCATCACGAACAGAATGATATGCATCTTACATACCGTAAATGGCAGGTCACCGCAAAGCCCATTGTCGGTTCCGTTTGTGCATGATACGCTTTTAGCAAGATTAGGAAAAATACGGGGGTGAGGGGCATCCGTTTGAAGATTGAAGAGTCGAAGGATTTTGACGAAGTCGAGATTATCATCCGTTGTTCGGAAATCGATGACCAGCTGGCAGGGCTCATCCGACAGATTAATCAGATGGCAATGACTTTTACCGGAAAGCTGGAAGGTCGTATCCATTCGATTGATTTGCACGATGTACTGTATATCGAGACAGTCGACAACCAAACATTTTTATGCACGTCCACAGATGTTTTTGAAAGTGATTTAAAGCTATATACATTTGAAGAACGATTGAAAGAAACACACTTCCTGCGTATCAGTAAGCATTTAATTGTTAACATGAAGCAGATTGAAAGCGTAAGGGCATTACTGAACGGCAAGTTTGAAGCACTTCTTGACACGGGTGAAAAAGTGATTGTCAACCGGCATTATGCCAAGTCATTCCGGGAATATTTCCTGCGAGGAGGAGACCATTGAAAAACGCATTCATTTATATAAGTGCTGCTTGCTTCGCGTTTACGGCGAGCACGATCTTCTATTCCCTATTCCGGCTGCTGTCCTTCTTTCCTCCGCTGGATGAAAAGATGAGCATGTCCTTGTTGCTGATCGCTATTTGCATCACTTTTCTTATTTCCTTGTCGCACAGACTTCCGATTGAGCAGCCTTTCATCTTGCATGGGGTCGGTGCACTTTGTGTCATTCTTGTCCTGCTCGGCGCTGGTGTCTTATTCGACCTTTTCCCACTCGTGCCTTTCTATGTTGCTATGACGGTCGTGACCGGGTTGCTCTCTTACGCATTCGTCATCGTCCTTAGCTACATGAACAACAAAGCGGATGAACAGAAAATCAACCGCACCATTAAAGAAAGGAGATTGTAATATGGAGAAGATCATAGATGTACAGCATATTAAAAAAGCATTTGGCAAAGTCCAAGCCGTCCATGATGTTAGCTTCTATGTTGAAAAAGGTGATCTGTTTTCATTCATTGGTACGAACGGAGCCGGTAAGTCAACTGTGATTTCCATCATTCTGACCTTGCTTCAGCCTGACGACGGATCGGTATTCGTCAACGGGTACGAAGCGGGAAAGAACAACGCTCAGATCCGAGAGAAGATTGGTGTCGTGTTCCAGGAAAGCCTGCTCGACCCCCTTCTGACCGTCGAAGAGAATCTGCATGTACGCGCTCAGTTTTACGGTATGGATAAAACCGCAAGAACGGAAGCGATCGAACGGGTGGCGGACACGACAGGTATCCGCCCAATCCTAAAACGCCGCTACGGTAAGCTTTCGGGCGGTCAGAAAAGAAGATCTGATATCGCCCGGGCCCTGCTGCATGAGCCGGCCATCCTACTGTTAGATGAACCGACAACCGGGCTCGACCCGCAAAGCCGTCAGATGATTTGGGAGATGATAGGCCGCCTGCAAAAAGACCGGGGCATGACCGTCTTTCTGACAACCCATTATATCGAGGAAGCCGGCGGTTCGGATTACGTCGTCGTCATTAACGAAGGCAAGATTATCGCAAAGGGAACGCCTGCTTCATTGAAAGACCGCTATTCTGCAGACCGGCTACTACTGACGCCTTCCGATTCCACCCAATTACAGGAACACCTCACGCAGCGCGGCATCGCTTTCACGGAAGAGAACGGGGTGCTGCTGATCGATCTCGGCCATACATTGGATGCGGTTCCGCTCATCACGGATACAAGGTCGTTTTTGGCTTCATTTGAAGTACAGAAATCCAGTCTTCATGATGTTTTCATCCGTATCCACGAAGGAAAGGAGGTCATGTCGGATGTTGCTGTTCGTTAAACGTAATATGCTGATCTATGCCCGTGACAAATCCGCTGTCTTCTTCTCTTTACTGTCTGTGCTCATATTAATCGGTTTGTATGTATTTTTCCTCGGTGACCTGATTGCAGGCGGCTTACCTGATTTCCCTGCGAAAAACTGGCTGCTTCTGTCTTGGATTATCGCGGGTGTCCTGTCCGTTACAAGCGTGACGACTACGTTAGGCGCTTTTGGCATCATGGTCGAAGATAAGGCGAATCAAGCCTATAAAGACTTCGACGTCGCACCTATCAAACGATCCACGCTCCTGGGCGGCTACATCATCAGCTCACTTTCCATCGGCTTTTTCATATGTGTTGTAGCTCTTCTATTGTCGAATATCATGCTGTTCATTTCAGGTGAACCGATGATGGCACTGCTGACAATTTTTAAGGCGACCGGCATCATCCTTTTGTCCGTCCTCACGGCGGCGTCCATGATTGCACTGCTTGTCACTTTTTTCAAAACTTCCAATGCGTTCGCAGCCATTAGCACTGTCGTCGGGACGTTGCTTGGTTTTTTGGCGGGTATTTACATTCCAATCGGCAACCTGCCTTCTTATTTGCAAGGAATCATCAAAGTTTTCCCGCTCTCCCATCCAGCCGCTTTGTTGCGCCAAACGCTCATGGAGGCCCCGTTGGAAAAAGCTTTTGCAGGTGCACCTGCAGATATGCAGACCGGTTTCGAAAAGACCATGGGCGTTTTCTTCGAACTGAATGGCAACACCGTGCCCCCTCTCTACAGCGTTCTGTATCTGATTGGGATTACCATTCTGTTCTTCTCGCTGACTGTTTGGGTCATGCGATTG is a genomic window of Sporosarcina oncorhynchi containing:
- a CDS encoding ABC transporter permease, which gives rise to MLLFVKRNMLIYARDKSAVFFSLLSVLILIGLYVFFLGDLIAGGLPDFPAKNWLLLSWIIAGVLSVTSVTTTLGAFGIMVEDKANQAYKDFDVAPIKRSTLLGGYIISSLSIGFFICVVALLLSNIMLFISGEPMMALLTIFKATGIILLSVLTAASMIALLVTFFKTSNAFAAISTVVGTLLGFLAGIYIPIGNLPSYLQGIIKVFPLSHPAALLRQTLMEAPLEKAFAGAPADMQTGFEKTMGVFFELNGNTVPPLYSVLYLIGITILFFSLTVWVMRLKKEVV
- a CDS encoding ABC transporter ATP-binding protein translates to MEKIIDVQHIKKAFGKVQAVHDVSFYVEKGDLFSFIGTNGAGKSTVISIILTLLQPDDGSVFVNGYEAGKNNAQIREKIGVVFQESLLDPLLTVEENLHVRAQFYGMDKTARTEAIERVADTTGIRPILKRRYGKLSGGQKRRSDIARALLHEPAILLLDEPTTGLDPQSRQMIWEMIGRLQKDRGMTVFLTTHYIEEAGGSDYVVVINEGKIIAKGTPASLKDRYSADRLLLTPSDSTQLQEHLTQRGIAFTEENGVLLIDLGHTLDAVPLITDTRSFLASFEVQKSSLHDVFIRIHEGKEVMSDVAVR